Below is a genomic region from Bradyrhizobium sp. 1(2017).
TCGTCGCAAGGGCTCCTCGCAATGACGGCGGTGGTGGCCGCTCGACCTTCGTTCCCGCCCCTTGAAGTCGCTGCTGCAATGCACGATCTTGGACGCGATGGCATCATCCGAAATTACGCTCAAGGCCGTACCATCCGTTGGCGAGGTATCGCCGGAGGATTGGGACGCCTGCGCCAATCCCGGCAGGGCCTGCAATGGGCATGGCGAAGGAACCTCATCCCTTCGTCCAGGCGATTCCCTTGGCCTCTTAAAACCCGCTTATAACCCGTTCGTCTCGCACGCATTTCTCTCCGCCGTGGAGAAATCGGGTTCGGCGACGATCCGTACCGGCTGGGGACCGCGTCACCTCGTGGCCAAGGCCGATGGCCGCGTCGCCGGTGTCGTGCCCTGCTATCTGAAATCACACAGCCAGGGCGAATATGTCTTCGACCGCGGCTGGGCGGATGCCTATGAGCGTGCCGGCGGGCGCTACTATCCCAAGCTCCAGGTCTCCGTTCCCTTCACGCCGGCGACCGGACCCCGGCTGCTGGTCCGCGACGGCGTCGAGCGCGAGCGCATCACCGAGGCGCTGGCGAGCGGGCTGGTGGCGCTGTGCGGGGTCAGCAAGGCCTCCTCGGTGCACGTCACCTTCGCGCGCGAGGCGGAGTGGAAGCTGCTCGCCGAGCACGGCTTCCTTCAGCGCACCGACCAGCAGTTCCACTGGCACAACGACGGCTTTGCGAATTTCGACGACTTCCTGGCGACGCTGAATTCGCGCCACCGCAAGTCGATCAAGCGCGAGCGGCGCGATGCGCTCGCCGCCGGCATCACCATCCACTGGCTCACGGGCAAGGACATCACCGAGGACGCCTGGGATGCCTTCTTCGCGTTCTACATGGAAACCGGCTCGCGCAAATGGGGCCGGCCATACCTCACGCGCGAGTTCTTCTCGCTGATCGGCGAGACGATGAGCGAGGACGTACTGCTGGTGATGGCCCGCCGCAACGATCGCTGGATCGCGGGCGCGATCAACTTCATCGGCTCGGACACGCTGTTCGGCCGCAACTGGGGCGCGGTCGAGCATCACCCGTTCCTGCATTTCGAGGTCTGCTACTATCAGGCGATCGATTTCGCGATCAAACGCGGCCTGACGCATGTTGAGGCGGGCGCGCAAGGCGAGCACAAGATCGCCCGTGGCTACCTGCCGCGCACCACCCATTCCGCCCACTTCATCGCCGATCCCGGCCTGCGCCGCGCCATCGACGATTATCTCAAGCGCGAGCGCGCCTATGTCGCCGAAGCCGGACGGGAGCTCGCCGAGCTCGGCCCGTTCCGCAAAGGCATCGACGAGGCGCCTTGACGCCTCGCGATTGCTGGTGACAGTAAGCGCAAAATTCCAAAAAGCCCGCCGAGGAGCCGTCATGACCGCCTACGACACCAACAACATCTTCGCAAAGATCCTGCGCGGCGAGCTGCCCTGCCACAAGGTGTACGAGGATGAGCACGTCTTCGCCTTCCTCGACATCATGCCGCGCGTGCCAGGCCATACGCTGGTGATCCCGAAGGCCCCTGCCCGCAACATCCTCGACATCAAGCCGGACGATTACGCCCATGTCGCCCGCGGCGCGCACAAGATCGCGGCGTCCGCGATGAAGGCGTTCGACGCCGACGGCATCACCGTGCAGCAGTTCAACGAGCCCGCCGGCGGACAGGTGGTGTTTCATCTGCATATGCACGTGATGCCACGCCACGACGGCGTCGCCATGCTGCCGCCGGCCAGCCGCAAGGAAGAGACCAAGGTGCTGGAAGAGCACGCGGCCAAGCTGATCGCGGCGTTGAAGGCGGGCTAGGTCTCTCCACCTGTCATTCCGGGGCGACGCGAAGCGTCGAGCCCGGAATGACGGACTACTCCGTCTGGAAATCCCCTGCCTGCGGTGCGGCCAACGGCGTGAACTCGCAGCGGTCGGGCTTGATGTCGATCAGCGGTGTGTTGTCGATGCAGTCGAGGCCGCGCACCAGGATCGCGTTGCCCTCGATCCCGACCAGCTTCACGATCGACGTGCCGATTGGATTGGGCCGCACCGGGGAGCGCAGCGAAAACGTGCCGCGGGTCTTCTCGTTGTTCTTCGGGCTTTGCAGGATGATGTCGCGGCGCGACTTGTCGAGCCAATAGAGCACTTCGAGATTGCTGTAGAAATCCACGCCCTTGATCGCCGGCACGAACGGCTCGAAGATCTCGAGCCGGCACACCGGGCCATCCTGACGCCCCTGCCGCGGCGTCTCCAGCCGCGACGCCCAGGGCGTGCGGATACGGCCGATGAAGACGAGGCCGGCATCTTGCGTCGCTGGCAGCTCGATGGCGAGTTCGCCCTCGCGGAGCTCCTGTTCGCGAACCATATGTCCTGTTCCCTAAAGCATGATCCGGAAAAGTGCAAAGCGGTTTTCCGGAAAGATCATGCGTAAACAACAACCTAAAGCGCAATGATGATTCATCCAAATCTCATCGCGCTTTAGCTGTTCGCCGGCGGTTTTAGCCCAACCACCACTTGCCGGCCAGCATGAAGACTTCGCCCGTGACCACACCCGCGAAGATCGAGCGGCGGGTCAGCAGGAAGACCACGAGGCCGGCGCCGACCGCGCAATAGCGCAGGACGTCAGGCACGCTCGCCAGCGCTCCGGGCGGCTCGACCACGATCTGGGCGATGACGCCGGCCAGGATCGCGGTTGCGACCGCCCGCACCCAGACCAGCAGCTCGGAGCCCTCGTCGATGCCACCGCCGAACCACAGGCCCAGCATGCGCCAGATCTGGTTGGGAACGACGCCGGCGACGAACAGCACGACGAGCGCCTGCCAGTCGCCGATCAGCTGCGCGTAGCTCATGCGCGCACCTCCCGCCACCAATGCACGCCATAGGCAATGGTGCCGGCTATGAGGCCGCTGACGAGGATGTCGAGGCCAGAGTTCATTTTCGCAGCCAGCGGATAGAGCAAGACGCCGAGCGCCAGCGCGACGACGTCGGCAGCCTCACGGCTATTGCGCGCGGTCGAGAACAGGAACGACAGCGGCGTCAGCATCAGGATCGCGGCCCCCAGCGTCCGTGTCAGATTGGCGGCGAGGAAAAAGCCCACCGTGTTGGCGATGAGGCATACCGAGACTAGACCGAAGCCAAGCCCGTTGACGAAGGCGATGCGCCGCTCGCGCGGCACCTGTGGCAGGAAGCGATGGCATTCGACCCACAGCGTCACGGCCGTGAGATGCGCCGCGAAAAACAGCTCACGCCGCTTGGTCGTCGGCGTACGCATCAGCGGCAGCACCGAGACCACCATGGGAAACAGCCGGATCGCGCTGACGGTGACTGCAATCGCCGACTGGATGATGGTGGCGCCCGAGCCGAGCGTGGTGATCAAGATGATCTGCGCCGGACCTGCCCAGACGAACAGCGTCGAACACAACGCCCAGAGCAGGCTGAAATGGGTGTCATGGGCCAGTGCGCCGATGCCGAGATAAGTCGCGAACAGGACGAGCGTGAGGATCGTCTGCGTGACCGAGCGCAGCCCCCAGGCAAACGCGCGCCAGGGACTTTGCCATTGAGGTGAATCGAGCGGGGGAAGCGCCACGGGAAGTTTGGCCAGGTGAGGACTCGTGCCCGCATAACGTGCGATGCATCGGCTCGCGTCAAGGAAGCCGGCGGCGGGGCTGGCATGCGTGCCCCACCCACCGCTGTCATTCCGGGGCGCGCCACTTGGCGCGAGCCCGGAAATCCATGAGGCCACAGAGATCGCTGCACGATGGATTCCGGGCTCGCGACTTCGTCGCGCCCCGGAATGACCGAAGCGCGCCCCTACCCCGTCACACCCCTGTTCTTCAGCACGAAGCATGCACCGCCCGCCTTGCGGATGCGGCCGCACAGATCATCCGCCTCGGCGCGTGTGTCCGTGCCGATGCGCACCTGATAGAACGCGCGCGTTCCGCGGCTGCGCATCACCGAACTCAGCAAGCTCGGATCGCGCTCACCGATCACGTTGCTCAGCCGCGTGACGGCGCGGGAATACATCGCCAGCGCCCGGTTCCGGTCGAAGCCGGCGGCGAGCTGCACGCCCCAGATCTTCGCGGCAGCAAGCTCGACATGCTGCTCGAGCTCGGCCACGAACGGATTGGGTGCGCGCTTCAAGAGCGCCATGAGATCGCGGCAGCTCGTCGGCGGCGAGCTCGGCGGGCCCTTGCCGGTCGCGCCTGCCTTGGCCCAGGCATCGACGCTGGTGCCGGTGATGGCATAGACGTAGTTGCGGGTTTGCTCCGGCATTCCGCCGGTGCCGGCGAGCCATTCCTGC
It encodes:
- a CDS encoding GNAT family N-acetyltransferase; its protein translation is MASSEITLKAVPSVGEVSPEDWDACANPGRACNGHGEGTSSLRPGDSLGLLKPAYNPFVSHAFLSAVEKSGSATIRTGWGPRHLVAKADGRVAGVVPCYLKSHSQGEYVFDRGWADAYERAGGRYYPKLQVSVPFTPATGPRLLVRDGVERERITEALASGLVALCGVSKASSVHVTFAREAEWKLLAEHGFLQRTDQQFHWHNDGFANFDDFLATLNSRHRKSIKRERRDALAAGITIHWLTGKDITEDAWDAFFAFYMETGSRKWGRPYLTREFFSLIGETMSEDVLLVMARRNDRWIAGAINFIGSDTLFGRNWGAVEHHPFLHFEVCYYQAIDFAIKRGLTHVEAGAQGEHKIARGYLPRTTHSAHFIADPGLRRAIDDYLKRERAYVAEAGRELAELGPFRKGIDEAP
- the tsaA gene encoding tRNA (N6-threonylcarbamoyladenosine(37)-N6)-methyltransferase TrmO, coding for MVREQELREGELAIELPATQDAGLVFIGRIRTPWASRLETPRQGRQDGPVCRLEIFEPFVPAIKGVDFYSNLEVLYWLDKSRRDIILQSPKNNEKTRGTFSLRSPVRPNPIGTSIVKLVGIEGNAILVRGLDCIDNTPLIDIKPDRCEFTPLAAPQAGDFQTE
- a CDS encoding HIT family protein, which codes for MTAYDTNNIFAKILRGELPCHKVYEDEHVFAFLDIMPRVPGHTLVIPKAPARNILDIKPDDYAHVARGAHKIAASAMKAFDADGITVQQFNEPAGGQVVFHLHMHVMPRHDGVAMLPPASRKEETKVLEEHAAKLIAALKAG
- a CDS encoding lytic transglycosylase domain-containing protein, which gives rise to MQFDGAQKLIWQLLVAAFVCTSARAEDAPVPPTQLGPEAPAKPSPSPEPARESDTRESLCLIIESAARASNLPLEFFARVIWQESRFQADAVGPVTRSGQQAQGIAQFMPGTASERGLLNPFNPIQALPKSAEFLDELRNQFGNLGLAAAAYNAGPRRVQEWLAGTGGMPEQTRNYVYAITGTSVDAWAKAGATGKGPPSSPPTSCRDLMALLKRAPNPFVAELEQHVELAAAKIWGVQLAAGFDRNRALAMYSRAVTRLSNVIGERDPSLLSSVMRSRGTRAFYQVRIGTDTRAEADDLCGRIRKAGGACFVLKNRGVTG
- a CDS encoding AzlC family ABC transporter permease: MALPPLDSPQWQSPWRAFAWGLRSVTQTILTLVLFATYLGIGALAHDTHFSLLWALCSTLFVWAGPAQIILITTLGSGATIIQSAIAVTVSAIRLFPMVVSVLPLMRTPTTKRRELFFAAHLTAVTLWVECHRFLPQVPRERRIAFVNGLGFGLVSVCLIANTVGFFLAANLTRTLGAAILMLTPLSFLFSTARNSREAADVVALALGVLLYPLAAKMNSGLDILVSGLIAGTIAYGVHWWREVRA
- a CDS encoding AzlD domain-containing protein, with protein sequence MSYAQLIGDWQALVVLFVAGVVPNQIWRMLGLWFGGGIDEGSELLVWVRAVATAILAGVIAQIVVEPPGALASVPDVLRYCAVGAGLVVFLLTRRSIFAGVVTGEVFMLAGKWWLG